From Salarias fasciatus chromosome 8, fSalaFa1.1, whole genome shotgun sequence:
CCGCCGGAGTGCCACGGTGCCGCAGCAGGAGGACGCCAGAGAATAGCGGCTCTGTGGAAACCTTCTGTCATTTGTGAGCTTATGTAATACCTAACAAGCACCGGGCTGTCTGATATGTGGCCCACAGCCAAACTCACCATCTACCGCTGCAGCTGATCAATACAAGAAAGATAAATCTCactgagaaaaagaacaaaatcctACAAGGAGACGGCCACAGAAGATCTAAAGTTATGGTCCAGAACAGCAGTGGGAAAGGTCTGTTTTTCTTGCCACCGGTCCAGTGTCACGTTGCGGCCGTCGGCATTAGCACTCCGGCGTCGGCGGGCAGACTCCTGGCCCGGACCGTCGGCCCGAACTGATAAGGTCAGAAGCAGCCCGGACTGCTGTGAAACAGTGTTAACCTACTACTGCTCCAACTTGGATCGGGGAGCTTGTTCAGCAGCCTTCGACTGTGTCCTCGTACAGCTCCACTGCACCACGCTGGGGGTCATAACTAAGTGCTTTCCTGTCTTGCCCGATTCCACTGCAACCCATCAACCTTTCCGCCCACTGAATGAGACTAAAAAGTCTCCTCATCCACGCTGACCTTGACTCTCAGTCGTTAAAAGCTGATCAATAGCTCATGAGGCTCGGCTGTGGCAGCGATCCACCCACCGAGCTGAATTTACAGAAATCAATATCTCTTTACCCGACACGTATCCCCCCTGTGCGACGATCCATAACCTCTGCCACAGCTGCTCTACTTCCTGACATTCACGGGAGCCACGGCGAGCCGCGCCGGGTTTGAGGGTAGCAGTTTCTCACTGGGTAAATTACACCGCCGAGGCGTGTGGATGAGAGGACGCCTCGGAGACACGCTCAGCACTGCCACCAGTCTCCGAGCAGTAAGGTGACTTTCAATCTGGATGGGGCGACACGTGTGAAGCACGATAAAGCCCTTGAGATGAGAGCCAAGCGAGCTTACGCTATGATTACAGGAGGCTGGACTTTCCACTGAGGGCCTGGAATTTACGGTTTCTTTGCTGATGTCTTTTTAAATCTAAttcttgttcagttttgcctTGAAATCAGCTCAAGAACAAGAGAGGATGGAACGCAGAAATCACAGGAAAGATCCAACTGCAACGATCTCAGCACTTTGACATTTTTCGGTGGAAATGTGTTTGGTCGCCTCGCCTAAAGCTGACCTCCtacatgtttggtgtgtgtgtgtgtgtgtgtctggcgtCAACTTGTCGGGTTACCACAGCACTGTTGTTAAGACACCACTGAACTCTATGTGACTTTCTCACAGGGGCCAAGTCCAGCTCTGTGTTTATGATCCATCGGGCGTTACGTGTGAGACGGTACTaaatgtgtctgtgtgcttgTGGGGCAAATAGGCAAACACCTGCCAGGGAGGAGCGGCCGGCCTCGTGCCCACACTGGTACGAACACAAACTGACCCCTTTTCATCAAACGTGTGTTGTCCAGTAACACATTGAGCAGGTCACGCTTTCCTTTATTTCctccgagcacacacacacacacacacccacattctAATAATGTGACCCTGAACAGGCCTGCATGAATGAACGAGCGCCTGCAGAGACGTTTTGAGGTGTGCTGAGGGAGAACAGACACAGTGGCACGACCTCAACTGGAAGTGTTTGTTTATCCAACACGTACGGGGAAATttacccccccccaccccccaacaaGAGAGTGCAACTCGCAAATGTTATTGACACTGATGGACCTAGCAGAGCGTCCAGCTGGCAGGACCATTTCCTGAGGCTCTGGACTCTGATCATTTGGAGCACAAAGGAGGGCTGTGGCGAGTTAAACTCATAAATAACAGTAATAGCTTGCAGCTTGCACTGCTTAATTCATTTGATGGTGTTCTGTGTTAATATGATACGGAGCGGTTTGAGAGTGTTTCGTGTTTCGTACCAACCTGGGTCATTTTTGCCAGGTCCAGTGAAggcctctgtttgtgtgtgtctgccggcCTCCTGCGTTTCACACCGATCTTCTTGTCGTTGAGGACGCAGGGCTGCGAGCGGCTGCGGGCGAGCCCCCCCTGTCCGCCGCGGCGCTCCAGCTCCGGGGTGGAGTCGGGGGAGCTGTGCGGCGACGGCCCGCGGGGCTCGGCCAGGCAGATCTGTTCGTGGGAGAGGTAGAGGGGCTGCGGCGACGGCTCGCAGGACAGGGGCATGGACGAGGAGGGCGTGAGGCCGGCGAAGGCGGGGGGCCAGGGGAGCCGCTGGGCGACGCCGGGCGGCTCCGGGGCGTTGGAGCGCGCCGGCAGGCTGAAGCTGGAGCTGCGCTGCATGGCCGGGAAGCCCAGCTGCGCGTTTGCGACGCTGCCGCGCTGGACGCTGCCGCCGCTGTGGCACCGCCTCTTCTCCACGGCCGTCCACACGCGCGAGCCCTGCGGGCGCCAGGCGGAGCGGCAGCCGCCCAGTTCGTCCGAGCAGGACAGGGACCGGCACTGTCGCTTGCTGGGGGGGGCGGTGGAGTGCGAGGACGCCGACTCGGTCAGGCTCAGGTCCTGCAACAAGCTGGTGATCgtgctggaggtggagcccaCGTCCCAGTCCCAGTGGGCGGAGCTCCGCTGCACCTCCGGCAGGACGTCCCACAGGCTCTCCAGGCTGGTCCCGACCGGCCGCTGCTGCACGGCACAGCTGTGGCCCACCTCACGCCACCGGCTCGTCTCTGCAACAGGAGGACACGTTTCATTCAACAGGAAGAGCTCAGAATATGCTCAGCCAAAGATTCATCTAaatttttagtttgtttgtcttttgagTATGAAAGAGCAACTTTCTGAAAGTTTGACACGTCCTGAGCCTCGATCCAGGAAACCGAAACTCACCACCCCAACGCAGATAAGGACGGACGTGTCAATGAATGCTCACTCTTTCTCAATACTACACTGATTAGAATTTGGCCGGCCCCAGGTCAGAGTCACTATGAACTCATTTGCCccagcttttttgtttgttttttttttaatgtgctgaaGAAGTATCTACTCCACTCCTGTCaactgcagctttcactgcagACTCAGCTAGTTTTCATGTCAGAAGTGCCACCCGCGATCACGTCAGGATTTAACTCAAAGTGCGACGTGAGACTGTATGAGTTTGTTCAGAAGGACAAAGCAAAACACCCAAAAACCGAAGAGAGCAGCTTCTAAACCCAGGGTTCTGCGATCATTAACAGTCTCGACATGGACAGCGTGGTCCATGACACGACTCCAGTCTGGGTCAGTGCATTTGTCCCAGCATGTGTACTTTGTGTTGCCACAACTCACTGCTTTGTGTAATTGGCACTAAAAATAAATCCTGTCCTCCAGGCTCTAGTGTCACAGTCTGTAAGCACAGCTGATTGGAGAAGGAAAGGGAGCTCGGTG
This genomic window contains:
- the fam53b gene encoding protein FAM53B yields the protein MCVAMVIIYKKTLEKKGADDVTSKRRDLGPFKAQTMSQATALFSCGLMETSRWREVGHSCAVQQRPVGTSLESLWDVLPEVQRSSAHWDWDVGSTSSTITSLLQDLSLTESASSHSTAPPSKRQCRSLSCSDELGGCRSAWRPQGSRVWTAVEKRRCHSGGSVQRGSVANAQLGFPAMQRSSSFSLPARSNAPEPPGVAQRLPWPPAFAGLTPSSSMPLSCEPSPQPLYLSHEQICLAEPRGPSPHSSPDSTPELERRGGQGGLARSRSQPCVLNDKKIGVKRRRPADTHKQRPSLDLAKMTQKLRNFHSLSCPGITGEDGCESSQALPLPLPLPIPALRSAGLEDAQPRTKDDVIGGGGPTDWISTDSGDVTPGTTHGKDGEPLWAGLCSMRKDVYQLGGELDIEQIERN